The stretch of DNA GACTTCACCTTCGTCTGCCCGACCGAGATCATCGCCTTCCAGGAATACCTGTCTGAGTTCCACGGCCGCGACACCGAAGTCGTCGGCGTGTCGACGGACACCGAGTTCAGCCACTGGGCCTGGGTCAACACCCCCCGCAAGGACGGCGGCATTCAGGGTGTCAAATACCCGCTCGTGGCCGACACCAACAAGACCATCGCCTCCGCCTACGACGTCCTTACCGGCGAGTATGACATCGACGTCGAGGGTAACCTCGTCGCCTCCGGCGAGCTCGTGGCCTACCGCGGCCTGTTCCTGATCGACAAGGAAGGCGTCGTCCGCCACCAAGTGGTTAACGATCTGCCACTCGGCCGCTCCATCAAGGAAGCCCTGCGCATGGTCGACGCGTTGCAGCACTTCGAGCAGCACGGCGAAGTTTGCCCAATCAACTGGGAAAAGGGTGCCGAGGCCATGACGCCGTCCCACGAAGGCGTGTCGTCTTTCCTCAGCAAGTA from Cerasicoccus sp. TK19100 encodes:
- a CDS encoding peroxiredoxin, which codes for MPVLVGKKAPNFNAKAVVNGQIVDSYTLDQLLGKKYVVLFFYPKDFTFVCPTEIIAFQEYLSEFHGRDTEVVGVSTDTEFSHWAWVNTPRKDGGIQGVKYPLVADTNKTIASAYDVLTGEYDIDVEGNLVASGELVAYRGLFLIDKEGVVRHQVVNDLPLGRSIKEALRMVDALQHFEQHGEVCPINWEKGAEAMTPSHEGVSSFLSK